Proteins encoded by one window of Paenibacillus sp. DCT19:
- a CDS encoding YbhB/YbcL family Raf kinase inhibitor-like protein encodes MRSEQNNPFARLPEVASFNVTSSDITDNSVLSAPQLSGKFGVEGGQDISPELKWSGAPEGTKSYAVTVYDPDAPTGSGFWHWSVFNIPANVTALATGAGHEHGSGLPDGAIQLKNDGLFAGFIGAAPPVGDGPHRYYFIVHALDVEDLGVPAHATPAFLGFNMLTHTLGRAVIVATFER; translated from the coding sequence ATGAGAAGTGAACAAAATAATCCGTTTGCAAGATTGCCTGAAGTGGCTAGTTTTAATGTGACAAGTTCTGATATTACTGATAATAGTGTGTTATCTGCTCCGCAACTCTCGGGGAAATTCGGAGTAGAAGGAGGGCAAGATATTTCGCCTGAATTGAAATGGTCTGGTGCTCCAGAGGGAACCAAAAGTTATGCGGTTACCGTATATGACCCGGATGCACCAACAGGATCTGGATTCTGGCATTGGTCCGTCTTTAATATCCCTGCTAACGTGACAGCATTGGCAACAGGAGCAGGTCATGAGCATGGTTCAGGTTTGCCGGATGGCGCTATTCAATTGAAGAACGATGGGTTGTTTGCAGGATTTATTGGTGCAGCGCCACCAGTCGGAGACGGTCCGCATCGTTATTATTTTATTGTACACGCTCTGGATGTTGAGGATCTCGGCGTTCCCGCTCATGCCACACCGGCATTTTTAGGGTTTAACATGTTAACTCATACATTAGGCAGAGCCGTAATCGTAGCCACATTTGAAAGGTAA
- a CDS encoding flavodoxin family protein, translated as MKMLIHDLPEQQLSQIYNPTDALELDVVTNNGSIRKCVGCFGCWTRTPGVCIIRDDYQHMGERLSKIDELIIVSECMYGSYSPFVLNVLNRSISYVLPYFITKNGETHHKQRYKNRFALSVHFYGGDIAEHEKETAKKLVAANSLNWASTNNSVFFHTHVQDVRGMLQ; from the coding sequence ATGAAAATGTTAATTCACGATTTGCCTGAACAGCAGTTGAGTCAGATATATAATCCTACAGATGCTTTGGAGCTGGACGTTGTCACCAACAATGGCTCCATTCGCAAATGTGTTGGCTGTTTTGGATGCTGGACCAGAACGCCTGGGGTATGTATTATAAGGGATGATTATCAACATATGGGAGAACGTCTCTCCAAAATCGATGAGCTGATCATTGTCAGCGAGTGTATGTATGGAAGCTATAGCCCTTTTGTGCTTAACGTACTTAACAGAAGTATCTCTTACGTGTTGCCTTACTTCATTACGAAGAATGGGGAGACTCACCACAAGCAACGGTACAAAAATCGCTTCGCCTTGTCAGTCCATTTTTATGGTGGAGACATTGCGGAACATGAGAAGGAAACAGCGAAGAAGCTTGTTGCTGCCAATAGTCTTAACTGGGCTTCTACCAATAATAGTGTGTTCTTTCACACACATGTCCAAGATGTTAGGGGGATGCTGCAATGA
- a CDS encoding ABC transporter substrate-binding protein, with the protein MKRKGLHSMMSAAIVLLLILIMAGCGTQADSGSSTGSQTASSSTDTGTTTQEEVASNDAAQTKTFTDPTGTKEIPVQAQRIFSISATTQLLALGITPVGGLQYEIDQDYYLKNAASKVEIAGDYPPNMEAVTALAPDLIIASSFVEADVLEQLEKIAPTVVYPWEDNLYDQLRYIGDIVGKKSEAEEWITKHEAKVEERKAEMSSLVGADQTVAAVEIFKDSFQVAGNRNMGFVLHELLGLKRMPWVQEEVDKSDGFLVYTEPQSLEKLPELTADYLIIKVNDTQPGSTEFYEKMKESKLWQNLPAVKNGNVFIVPHDKWWSYTLFSTDALLDEAVELFKQHKQ; encoded by the coding sequence ATGAAACGAAAAGGGTTGCATAGCATGATGTCTGCAGCAATCGTATTGCTGTTGATCTTAATTATGGCGGGGTGTGGAACGCAAGCCGATAGTGGTTCATCCACTGGAAGCCAGACGGCTTCGTCGTCAACGGACACAGGAACGACAACGCAGGAAGAAGTGGCATCCAATGATGCTGCACAAACGAAAACTTTTACAGATCCTACGGGAACCAAAGAGATTCCTGTGCAAGCACAGCGTATTTTCTCAATCAGTGCAACGACGCAATTACTTGCCCTTGGTATTACGCCAGTAGGTGGACTCCAGTATGAGATTGATCAGGATTATTATCTCAAAAATGCAGCTAGCAAAGTTGAAATCGCTGGTGACTATCCACCTAATATGGAAGCTGTGACAGCACTTGCGCCAGATCTGATCATCGCGTCCTCCTTTGTCGAAGCGGATGTGCTTGAACAATTGGAGAAGATTGCTCCGACGGTGGTCTATCCATGGGAAGACAATCTGTACGATCAACTGAGATATATCGGTGATATCGTTGGCAAAAAGTCAGAAGCAGAAGAATGGATTACGAAGCATGAGGCGAAGGTAGAAGAACGCAAAGCGGAAATGAGCAGCCTTGTTGGAGCAGACCAGACAGTAGCGGCTGTCGAAATTTTCAAAGATTCTTTCCAAGTCGCAGGTAATCGCAATATGGGCTTTGTATTGCATGAACTGCTCGGATTGAAACGCATGCCATGGGTTCAGGAAGAGGTTGATAAAAGTGATGGATTCCTCGTGTATACCGAGCCGCAATCACTGGAGAAATTGCCTGAGCTTACTGCAGATTACTTGATCATTAAGGTGAATGATACCCAACCAGGCTCAACGGAATTTTATGAGAAAATGAAGGAGTCCAAGCTGTGGCAGAACCTGCCTGCGGTCAAAAACGGCAACGTATTTATCGTACCGCATGACAAATGGTGGTCTTATACGTTATTTTCCACCGATGCGCTGCTGGACGAAGCAGTGGAATTGTTTAAACAACATAAACAATAA
- a CDS encoding ABC transporter substrate-binding protein, whose protein sequence is MKSILNIQEHLLIWNCAAINVMDVRHIVVQAGEYIPSYLLPANAFLYTTQGNATVILDGNEHATKPYYMLHGGKGTKLDIILTDEIFQYYLIFYKASIPASAGQRALRHIDQHLPFRMQYGFVPLHPAILYELSERMLSEWLVSERLERLHVKTLFYQFVYELFRQMNQQQVNLIRPNLTSQLIHYMQANYAEPITLESLARTFHYSAPYLSKSFKREIGTSIIDYLINIRMDKAKNLLQQTDLSLQEIATSIGYADVSYFIRIFKKSTGVTPKQFKHESMSVEKRTDHPTVKLGSSIAARKLRRYIDNKDDNHYQYSEKGDLQMYRSKLPIGIALLLCLTLLVSACSRPATTNGGAGSAAPTVSNTTNTAAGTATGSPELITYSAINGEVQIPKNPQRIVMVAGAFTGHLLALGLKPVGAGDESFNNYTEGKLDNVVNIGNDVPYEQIMELQPDLIIVWNDPETIEKLSKIAPTVAVEYGKPLREQLMDFGQMTGREEQAKAWIAEWDAKINEYKPLVKQVVGDSTVSIFDSGSAKEFYAYGSFGRGGDIIYGEFDLKAPPIIQKEAIDSGKGWAKLSLELLPQYAGDYIFISGWTGDEKASSIFEGNIWDNLPAVQNNHVYVEDSRGFVFSDPISLEAQLEFVVNSLTK, encoded by the coding sequence TTGAAATCAATCCTGAATATACAAGAGCACTTGCTAATCTGGAACTGTGCGGCGATCAATGTTATGGATGTACGACATATTGTAGTTCAAGCGGGCGAGTACATCCCATCTTACCTATTACCTGCCAATGCCTTTCTCTATACAACGCAGGGGAATGCGACTGTTATTTTAGATGGAAACGAACATGCAACCAAGCCTTATTATATGCTTCATGGGGGCAAAGGTACCAAGCTTGATATCATCCTCACGGATGAAATCTTTCAATATTATCTGATCTTCTACAAAGCTTCCATCCCAGCTTCTGCTGGGCAGCGTGCACTTCGCCATATCGATCAACACTTGCCGTTTCGTATGCAATATGGTTTTGTTCCCCTCCATCCTGCCATTCTCTATGAACTATCTGAACGGATGCTGAGCGAGTGGCTTGTATCGGAACGTTTGGAACGGTTACATGTCAAAACTCTATTCTATCAATTTGTATATGAACTGTTTCGACAAATGAATCAGCAGCAGGTCAACCTAATCAGACCTAACTTAACTTCTCAGCTTATTCACTACATGCAGGCAAACTATGCAGAACCAATCACCCTGGAATCTCTTGCACGTACGTTTCATTATAGCGCTCCTTATCTGTCCAAATCCTTCAAGCGCGAAATCGGTACAAGCATCATCGATTATTTAATAAACATTCGAATGGACAAAGCAAAAAATTTATTACAACAGACGGATCTATCTCTACAAGAGATTGCAACAAGTATCGGATATGCAGACGTATCTTACTTCATCAGAATTTTTAAAAAGTCTACCGGAGTAACACCGAAACAGTTCAAGCATGAGTCTATGTCTGTAGAAAAAAGAACGGATCATCCTACGGTTAAGCTTGGATCGTCCATTGCCGCACGCAAATTGCGTCGTTATATTGATAACAAAGATGATAATCATTATCAATATAGCGAAAAAGGGGATTTACAGATGTATAGAAGCAAGCTACCGATAGGAATCGCCTTACTGCTATGTCTAACTCTTCTCGTTAGTGCATGCTCCAGACCAGCAACCACGAATGGAGGTGCAGGCAGCGCAGCCCCAACAGTAAGCAACACAACCAATACAGCAGCGGGAACAGCAACGGGCAGCCCAGAATTGATAACATACTCTGCTATTAACGGCGAGGTGCAGATTCCCAAAAACCCTCAAAGAATCGTCATGGTGGCAGGAGCTTTCACCGGGCATCTATTAGCCCTTGGTCTTAAGCCGGTAGGTGCTGGCGATGAGTCTTTTAACAACTACACAGAAGGCAAGTTGGACAACGTGGTCAACATTGGAAATGATGTGCCCTATGAGCAAATTATGGAGCTGCAGCCCGATTTAATTATTGTCTGGAATGATCCTGAAACGATTGAAAAGCTGTCTAAAATTGCTCCAACTGTCGCAGTTGAGTACGGTAAGCCTCTTCGGGAGCAACTCATGGATTTTGGCCAGATGACTGGTAGAGAAGAGCAAGCGAAAGCTTGGATTGCAGAATGGGATGCAAAGATCAATGAATACAAGCCACTCGTGAAGCAAGTGGTAGGTGACAGCACGGTTTCCATTTTTGATTCGGGAAGTGCGAAGGAATTTTATGCTTACGGCAGTTTTGGCCGAGGTGGAGACATCATTTATGGTGAGTTCGATCTGAAGGCACCGCCAATCATTCAGAAAGAAGCCATTGATAGCGGTAAAGGCTGGGCTAAGCTATCTCTTGAACTGTTACCTCAATACGCAGGGGATTATATCTTTATTAGTGGCTGGACAGGCGATGAAAAGGCCTCTTCTATATTTGAGGGGAATATCTGGGATAACCTCCCTGCTGTTCAGAATAATCACGTTTATGTTGAGGATAGTCGTGGCTTCGTGTTTAGCGACCCGATCTCGCTAGAAGCCCAACTTGAATTTGTGGTTAATAGCCTTACGAAGTGA
- a CDS encoding LysR family transcriptional regulator, whose translation MELRHLEAFKTVCEQLHFTKAAEMLNIAQPTLSQQIKALEEEIGTPLFDRLGKKILVTEAGQILYNQCTQIFRNLDYAYDAINDLRTMQRGKLVLGVLPCDVDELLTPAVIEFHQTFPNIQLLIQDSDRIVEEVLEGSIDIGITTVPVIHDSRLIHLPLYTEQFAVAVSKNSELAVRSEVTLNELKDWKLVLFPDHHPCRKLINSLCEEQDFSVSPIIETSAMISLMRLVKNNVGAAILPKPLLQSWDERFYHIINLIEPTPERDISIIYRSDKFLSQAGRALISKVMKQFT comes from the coding sequence TTGGAGTTGAGACATTTAGAAGCATTCAAGACGGTCTGTGAACAGTTGCATTTTACCAAAGCAGCCGAGATGTTAAACATTGCACAACCGACTCTAAGTCAGCAGATCAAAGCGTTAGAGGAAGAGATTGGGACGCCTTTATTTGATCGGCTAGGCAAGAAGATTTTAGTTACAGAAGCAGGCCAAATTCTCTATAACCAATGCACCCAAATTTTTAGAAATCTAGACTATGCCTATGATGCGATTAATGACTTACGGACGATGCAACGTGGCAAATTAGTGTTGGGTGTACTCCCCTGTGATGTGGATGAGCTATTGACACCTGCTGTGATTGAATTTCACCAAACGTTTCCCAACATTCAGCTCTTGATCCAAGACTCCGATCGAATTGTAGAAGAGGTGCTGGAAGGCAGCATAGATATTGGCATCACGACAGTTCCTGTAATCCATGACAGTAGGCTCATTCATTTGCCTTTGTATACAGAGCAATTTGCAGTAGCTGTATCTAAAAACAGTGAGTTAGCAGTACGTTCTGAGGTAACACTGAATGAACTTAAAGATTGGAAGCTTGTGTTATTTCCCGATCATCATCCTTGCCGTAAATTAATTAATAGCCTGTGTGAAGAACAAGACTTTAGCGTGAGTCCTATTATTGAAACGTCTGCCATGATTTCTTTAATGCGATTAGTTAAAAATAATGTCGGTGCAGCTATTCTGCCCAAACCACTTTTGCAATCCTGGGATGAGCGGTTCTATCACATAATCAATCTGATCGAGCCCACCCCGGAACGAGATATTAGTATCATCTATCGATCTGACAAATTCCTGAGTCAGGCGGGTAGAGCGCTTATTAGCAAAGTTATGAAGCAGTTCACATAG
- a CDS encoding TetR/AcrR family transcriptional regulator has protein sequence MKEKPYHHGNLRSQLIEAGIRLINEDGLKSFSLRRVAAKCNVSHTAPYSHFENVDELLAAMGEHVTAQFMNKLHTAIYGQEDSREAVSLLGQAYIDFFVDHPPYFQFLFYHSKISINLDNYDQDDYPPFVLFRTTAYRMFRSVGLPEEQCPQQLIALWAMVHGIASLLTNNGVRFSGNWRDYITIQTPFQEGK, from the coding sequence ATGAAGGAAAAGCCGTACCACCATGGCAATCTGCGAAGTCAACTGATTGAAGCAGGTATTCGACTAATTAACGAGGATGGTTTAAAGAGCTTTTCACTGCGCCGGGTGGCTGCAAAATGTAACGTCAGTCACACCGCGCCCTATAGTCATTTTGAAAATGTGGATGAATTACTTGCTGCTATGGGGGAGCATGTGACGGCACAATTTATGAACAAGCTTCACACCGCCATCTATGGACAGGAAGACAGCCGCGAAGCAGTTTCTTTGCTCGGTCAGGCGTACATTGATTTTTTTGTGGATCATCCGCCTTATTTTCAGTTCTTGTTCTATCATTCTAAAATTTCGATTAATCTGGATAACTATGACCAAGATGATTACCCACCGTTTGTACTGTTTCGCACGACTGCATATCGTATGTTTCGTTCCGTTGGCCTGCCCGAAGAGCAATGTCCACAACAGTTAATTGCATTGTGGGCGATGGTGCACGGTATAGCCTCACTGCTCACCAACAATGGTGTTCGTTTCTCTGGAAATTGGCGTGATTATATCACGATCCAAACTCCATTTCAGGAGGGGAAATAA
- a CDS encoding exosporium glycoprotein BclB-related protein gives MSFLSTGPIENNSVSGVRPTQSVTIRIDNRSNSATSTIQLQGYYMTDGSRILYVSESFDIAPNQVITNNYFANFDAFEFTFSTTAVVNDPVQVSVWGKSSTGSLVAAHRLVSSELLGEIPSITGATGSTGATGTPGTTGATGATGTPGTAGVTGATGAPGTTGVTGATGTAGTTGVTGATGTAGTTGVTGATGTAGTTGVTGATGTAGTTGVTGATGTAGTTGVTGATGTAGTTGVTGATGTAGTTGVTGATGTAGTTGVTGATGTPGTTGATGATGSPGTAGTTGVTGATGAPGTTGVTGATGTAGTTGVTGATGTAGTTGVTGATGTAGTTGVTGATGTAGTTGVTGTAGTTGVTGATGTAGTTGVTGATGTAGTTGVTGATGTPGTTGVTGATGTAGTTGVTGATGTAGTTGATGAAGSGAIIPYASGLPVALTTVLGGLLNTSSLVGFGNSATGISINGGIIDLTGAAGTLLNFAFSASRAGTISSLAAYFSTTAGLSLVGSTVTITAQLFHSTTPNNTFTAVPGALVTLAPSLTGVLALGTISSGLTTGLSIPVAAGDRLLMVFSASVTAGIDVATTLAGYASGSLTIT, from the coding sequence ATGAGTTTTTTATCAACAGGACCGATAGAGAATAATTCTGTTAGCGGTGTAAGACCGACTCAGTCCGTTACGATCAGAATTGATAATCGCAGCAATTCAGCAACTTCCACTATACAATTACAAGGGTATTATATGACTGATGGATCCAGGATTCTATATGTCAGTGAGTCGTTCGACATTGCACCAAATCAAGTGATAACCAACAATTATTTTGCTAATTTTGATGCGTTCGAGTTTACTTTTTCAACAACAGCGGTGGTTAATGATCCTGTTCAAGTATCCGTATGGGGAAAAAGCAGCACAGGCTCTTTGGTAGCAGCTCATCGTTTGGTTTCTTCAGAATTGCTAGGTGAAATCCCAAGCATCACCGGCGCAACCGGGTCTACAGGAGCGACAGGTACACCAGGTACAACGGGAGCGACAGGAGCAACTGGCACGCCGGGTACAGCGGGAGTAACAGGAGCAACCGGCGCACCGGGTACGACAGGAGTGACCGGAGCGACCGGCACCGCGGGTACAACGGGAGTGACGGGAGCGACCGGCACGGCGGGTACAACAGGAGTAACGGGAGCAACCGGCACCGCGGGTACGACGGGAGTAACGGGAGCAACAGGCACCGCGGGTACAACGGGAGTGACGGGAGCAACCGGCACCGCGGGTACAACGGGAGTGACGGGAGCAACCGGCACCGCGGGTACGACGGGAGTGACGGGAGCAACCGGCACCGCGGGTACAACGGGAGTGACGGGAGCAACCGGCACGGCGGGTACAACAGGAGTAACGGGAGCGACAGGTACACCAGGTACAACGGGAGCGACAGGAGCAACTGGCTCGCCAGGTACGGCGGGTACGACAGGAGTGACCGGAGCAACCGGCGCACCGGGTACGACAGGAGTAACGGGAGCGACCGGGACAGCGGGTACGACGGGAGTTACCGGAGCGACCGGCACGGCGGGTACAACAGGAGTAACGGGAGCGACCGGCACGGCGGGTACAACGGGAGTAACAGGAGCAACAGGCACCGCGGGTACGACGGGAGTGACCGGCACAGCGGGTACGACGGGAGTAACGGGAGCAACCGGCACAGCGGGTACGACAGGAGTGACCGGAGCAACCGGCACCGCGGGTACGACAGGAGTAACGGGAGCAACAGGTACACCGGGTACAACGGGAGTGACGGGAGCAACCGGCACGGCGGGTACAACAGGAGTAACGGGAGCGACCGGCACAGCGGGTACAACAGGAGCGACAGGTGCAGCAGGTTCTGGAGCGATCATTCCTTATGCATCGGGACTTCCAGTCGCGTTGACTACAGTATTAGGTGGACTTTTAAATACCTCGAGTTTGGTTGGTTTTGGCAACAGTGCCACAGGAATAAGTATTAACGGAGGCATTATTGATCTCACGGGCGCTGCAGGCACCTTGCTTAACTTTGCTTTCTCAGCATCTCGTGCAGGAACGATTTCTTCACTGGCTGCCTATTTCAGCACGACAGCTGGGCTTAGCTTGGTGGGATCTACAGTAACCATAACTGCACAACTGTTCCATTCCACTACACCTAATAACACCTTTACAGCTGTACCTGGTGCATTGGTTACCTTGGCTCCTTCACTGACCGGCGTTTTGGCACTGGGCACAATATCCAGCGGATTGACCACGGGACTAAGTATTCCAGTAGCTGCGGGTGACCGCCTGCTTATGGTGTTCTCGGCATCCGTAACAGCCGGAATTGATGTAGCTACAACCTTGGCCGGATATGCAAGCGGCAGTCTTACTATCACTTAA
- the catA gene encoding type A chloramphenicol O-acetyltransferase — protein sequence MNFNIIDMHQWGRKPYFEHYLNHVCCTYSMTVQIDISRMQEELKRTGIKLYPALIYMITKVVNRHREFRTSFDPEGRLGVWEQMSPSFTIFHEEHRTFSSIWTAFSEHFPTFYQRYLEETAKYHNADQLFPNPNVPPNTFPISCIPWVNFTGFNLNVYSGERYLLPIFTIGKFLRQDDKVLLPLSVQFHHAVCDGYHASLLFNELEELAAECTDWLKGVKYPH from the coding sequence TTGAATTTTAATATCATTGATATGCATCAATGGGGGAGAAAGCCTTATTTTGAACATTATCTCAACCATGTCTGTTGCACTTACAGTATGACTGTGCAGATTGATATCAGTCGGATGCAAGAGGAGCTTAAGCGGACAGGCATAAAGCTGTATCCGGCTTTAATCTATATGATTACGAAAGTCGTTAATCGACATCGTGAATTCCGGACTTCTTTTGACCCTGAAGGACGGTTAGGGGTTTGGGAACAGATGTCTCCTAGCTTCACGATCTTTCATGAGGAACATCGAACGTTCTCAAGTATCTGGACAGCGTTTAGTGAGCATTTTCCAACATTTTATCAACGGTACCTTGAAGAAACGGCGAAATACCATAATGCAGATCAATTATTTCCTAATCCCAATGTGCCGCCGAACACGTTCCCCATTTCATGTATACCGTGGGTTAATTTCACTGGATTCAACTTAAACGTCTATTCGGGAGAGCGTTATTTACTTCCTATTTTTACGATTGGGAAATTCCTTCGCCAAGATGATAAGGTTCTGCTACCTCTATCGGTTCAATTCCATCATGCAGTATGCGACGGGTATCATGCTAGCTTGTTGTTTAATGAACTTGAAGAATTAGCAGCAGAATGTACAGATTGGCTGAAGGGCGTTAAATATCCTCACTGA
- a CDS encoding carbohydrate-binding protein, which translates to MIRKPLAMIMSFLLVLFLFPAQSSHAANAPLAKLPGNANPLIDHKLGADPYVLVHNNRVYVYMTGDSYLYNNDGSIRENQYSTIGRINVISSSDLVNWTDHGSIPVAGANNANNGQGIAKWATQSWAPAMAKKTIGGKDKFFLYFANSGGGIGVLTGDSPIGPWSDPLGRALLTHSTPGMAGVTWLFDPAVLVDDDGSAYLYAGGGIPDANNAASIANPKTARVIRLGADMISVVGSAVTIDAPYMFEDSGIHKYNGKYYYSYCINFAGTHPAAYPKGEIGYMVSDSPMGPFTYQGHFLKNPATFFGVGGNNHHAVFQFNNQWYVAYHAQTVSKAFLGDGKGYRSTHINMLTHNVNGTIQEVQGNMAGVPQIANLNPYVRVEAETIGWQAGVTTEPSQASGGPIANQNVTNIHNGDWVAVSNVDFGSAGASKFKANVASTGNGNIEVRLDSPTGPLVGTLNVSPTGGSQTWRELETNVTNAAGVHDLYLVFAGTGNGNLFNLDYWQFTSGSGTTPNPNPVVSRYETETMTIGGPYAGLISSPFNGVALYANNDYAAYNQYFAFPTHNFSVRGASNNNNTARVDLVIGGVTAGSFYFTGTQPTVQTLSNVTHATGNQEVKLVVTTDNGTWDAYIDYLEHSQ; encoded by the coding sequence ATGATCCGTAAACCCCTTGCCATGATAATGTCTTTTCTTCTGGTGCTGTTCCTCTTCCCCGCTCAATCAAGCCATGCAGCCAATGCACCACTTGCCAAGCTCCCTGGGAACGCCAACCCCCTTATCGATCATAAATTGGGAGCAGACCCGTATGTGCTTGTACATAACAATCGGGTCTATGTATATATGACGGGTGATTCATATCTGTATAACAATGATGGCTCCATTAGAGAGAACCAGTACAGTACCATCGGCAGAATCAATGTAATCTCCTCTTCCGATCTCGTGAATTGGACAGATCATGGCTCTATTCCAGTAGCTGGTGCGAACAATGCCAATAACGGTCAAGGTATAGCCAAGTGGGCAACCCAATCCTGGGCTCCTGCAATGGCGAAGAAAACGATCGGTGGCAAAGATAAATTCTTTCTCTATTTTGCAAATTCCGGTGGCGGTATTGGTGTACTAACAGGTGATTCACCTATCGGCCCTTGGTCAGATCCGCTGGGACGTGCACTTCTGACACATAGCACACCGGGTATGGCTGGGGTAACCTGGTTATTCGATCCGGCTGTTCTTGTCGATGACGATGGTTCGGCTTATCTGTACGCGGGTGGGGGTATTCCAGACGCCAATAATGCAGCATCCATCGCTAATCCAAAAACAGCTCGGGTGATTCGTCTCGGCGCGGATATGATCAGTGTGGTAGGAAGTGCTGTAACGATTGATGCCCCTTATATGTTCGAGGATTCGGGCATACACAAATACAATGGCAAATATTATTACTCCTATTGCATCAACTTTGCGGGGACACATCCTGCGGCATATCCAAAAGGCGAAATCGGATATATGGTAAGTGACAGTCCAATGGGTCCATTTACGTATCAAGGACATTTTCTCAAAAATCCCGCAACGTTCTTCGGCGTAGGTGGGAATAACCATCATGCCGTGTTCCAGTTCAACAATCAATGGTATGTCGCGTATCACGCACAAACAGTAAGCAAAGCATTTCTTGGCGATGGTAAAGGATATCGTTCGACGCACATCAACATGCTGACACATAACGTGAATGGAACGATTCAGGAGGTACAAGGCAACATGGCTGGTGTTCCCCAAATTGCCAACCTGAATCCGTATGTTCGCGTAGAAGCTGAGACCATCGGCTGGCAAGCGGGAGTTACAACTGAACCGAGCCAAGCGAGCGGTGGGCCGATTGCTAACCAGAACGTGACGAACATTCATAATGGAGACTGGGTTGCTGTGAGTAATGTTGATTTTGGCTCGGCTGGTGCTTCAAAATTCAAGGCCAATGTCGCTTCTACAGGAAATGGTAACATTGAGGTTAGACTGGACAGTCCAACTGGCCCTCTAGTTGGAACTTTGAACGTAAGTCCAACTGGCGGTTCACAGACTTGGAGAGAGCTAGAGACGAATGTGACCAATGCTGCGGGGGTACATGATCTGTATCTAGTATTTGCCGGCACGGGGAATGGGAACTTGTTCAACTTGGATTACTGGCAATTCACATCCGGCTCAGGCACTACTCCGAATCCCAACCCTGTCGTGAGCCGTTATGAAACTGAAACAATGACCATCGGTGGTCCCTATGCTGGCCTGATCAGTTCTCCTTTTAATGGCGTAGCTCTATATGCAAATAATGACTATGCGGCATATAATCAATATTTTGCCTTCCCAACTCACAACTTTTCGGTTCGCGGAGCGTCCAACAACAATAATACCGCCCGTGTTGATCTGGTGATTGGTGGAGTAACAGCTGGCTCCTTCTACTTCACTGGAACCCAACCCACAGTGCAGACACTGTCGAACGTTACCCATGCCACAGGGAATCAGGAGGTTAAGCTGGTGGTCACCACAGATAATGGTACATGGGATGCATACATCGACTACCTTGAGCATTCCCAATAA